One segment of Polypterus senegalus isolate Bchr_013 chromosome 8, ASM1683550v1, whole genome shotgun sequence DNA contains the following:
- the cav2 gene encoding caveolin-2 produces the protein MGLEKERSDTRIIMNDDEFNRSFEPILPKKEKEVAAPDRDPHDINSHIKVNFEDVIAEPAGTHSFDKVWVCSHAVFELVKYLFYAFLTTVLAIPLSFVAGIYFAVISAIHIWIVMPCVKTCLMALPPVKAIWKTIVDMFISPFFESIGKCLSSFKINKIQD, from the exons ATGGGTTTAGAAAAGGAGCGATCGGACACGAGGATTATTATGAACGATGACGAATTCAACAGATCGTTCGAGCCAATACTTCCGAAAAAAGAGAAGGAGGTGGCTGCTCCAGACAGAGACCCGCACGATATAAACTCGCATATAAAG GTTAATTTTGAAGATGTGATCGCCGAACCTGCAGGTACTCACAGCTTTGACAAAGTCTGGGTCTGCAGTCACGCAGTCTTTGAGCTGGTCAAGTATTTGTTCTACGCTTTCTTGACGACGGTTTTAGCAATCCCTCTCTCTTTTGTGGCTGGGATTTATTTCGCGGTGATCAGCGCCATTCATATTTG gATTGTGATGCCATGTGTCAAGACCTGTCTCATGGCTTTGCCACCTGTCAAAGCCATCTGGAAAACCATTGTGGACATGTTTATTTCTCCATTCTTTGAGAGCATTGGAAAGTGTTTATcttcattcaaaataaataaaatacaggacTAA